Proteins from a genomic interval of Rosa chinensis cultivar Old Blush chromosome 2, RchiOBHm-V2, whole genome shotgun sequence:
- the LOC112189633 gene encoding uncharacterized protein LOC112189633, which produces MSSSSSARRAWIVAASVGVVEALKDQGICRWNYTMKLVQQQAKTHLRSYSQAHSKLSSSSSALVSSKLRDDKAKHSEESLRKVMYLSCWGPN; this is translated from the coding sequence ATGAGTTCTTCATCATCAGCAAGGAGAGCATGGATAGTGGCAGCAAGTGTGGGAGTTGTGGAGGCCTTGAAAGACCAAGGAATCTGCAGGTGGAATTACACAATGAAACTGGTGCAGCAGCAAGCCAAGACCCATCTCAGGTCTTATTCTCAGGCTCATTCAAAACTCTCTTCCTCATCCTCTGCTTTGGTTTCAAGTAAACTCAGAGATGACAAGGCCAAGCATTCTGAGGAGTCTCTCAGAAAAGTCATGTACCTCAGCTGCTGGGGTCCCAATTGA
- the LOC112188388 gene encoding uncharacterized protein LOC112188388: MSTSSRASKAIVAASVGVVEALKDQGICRWNSPTIRSVHQQAKNHFRSFSQANKNKLSSSSTSALSKVRNEKRMKSEESLRTVMYLSCWGPNN; the protein is encoded by the coding sequence ATGAGTACTAGCTCAAGAGCAAGCAAGGCCATTGTGGCAGCAAGTGTTGGAGTTGTGGAGGCATTGAAGGACCAAGGCATTTGCAGGTGGAACTCACCCACCATAAGATCCGTCCATCAACAAGCCAAGAACCATTTCAGGTCTTTTTCTCAGGCCAACAAGAACAAGCTATCTTCTTCTTCGACCTCAGCTTTGAGCAAAGTCAGGAATGAGAAGCGTATGAAGTCAGAGGAGTCTTTGAGGACTGTCATGTACTTGAGCTGCTGGGGTCCCAATAACTAG
- the LOC112189630 gene encoding uncharacterized protein LOC112189630: MSNTSRTSKAIVATTVGVVEALKDQGICRWNSTIRSMHQQAKTQFRSFSQANTKLSASSTSALSRVRDEKVKKSEESLRTVMFLSCWGPN; the protein is encoded by the coding sequence ATGAGTAATACCTCAAGAACAAGCAAGGCTATTGTTGCCACAACTGTCGGAGTTGTGGAAGCATTGAAGGATCAAGGAATCTGCAGATGGAACTCCACCATTAGATCCATGCACCAACAAGCCAAGACCCAGTTCAGGTCCTTTTCTCAGGCCAACACCAAGCTATCTGCTTCTTCAACCTCGGCTTTGAGCAGAGTCCGAGATGAAAAGGTCAAGAAGTCAGAGGAGTCTTTGAGAACAGTCATGTTCTTGAGCTGCTGGGGTCCCAACTAG
- the LOC112189174 gene encoding uncharacterized protein LOC112189174, with protein sequence MSTTSRTSKAIVAASVGVVEALKDQGICRWNSAIRSIHQQAKTQFRSFSQANTKLSSSSTSALSRVRDEKLKKSEESLRTVMYLSCWGPN encoded by the coding sequence ATGAGTACTACTTCGAGAACAAGCAAGGCTATTGTCGCAGCAAGTGTTGGAGTTGTGGAGGCACTGAAGGATCAAGGCATTTGCAGGTGGAATTCTGCTATAAGATCTATTCACCAACAAGCCAAGACTCAGTTCAGGTCCTTTTCTCAGGCCAACACCAagttatcttcttcttcaacctctgCTTTgagcagagttagagatgagaAGCTGAAGAAGTCGGAGGAGTCTTTGAGGACAGTCATGTACCTAAGCTGCTGGGGTCCCAACTAA